CCCCTTCAGGCCAGGAGGTCGAACCCCTTAGTCCAGACCCCTCATTCACCCTCACTCAGGAACCCCGGGCAGCTCTCGCCCACGATTCACCCACAAGGACTAACTTTCCTTCAGCTGTGCACTAACCAGCAGCGGGTCCACGGGATTCATTCTCTCCCCATCCAGCCCAAGACACACAAAATTCCCTATATTCTTTTCCTGCTGCACTGCCTTCTATGGGCAACAGCAGAGTCAACTTTCAGAGCTCCTAGGTGCTTTTATAACTTTGAAGGGCAGTCACACTGGAAAAAGCTCTGCCGGACAGGAGCAACTGAATGGATTCCTGGTCCTCGGTTTGTACTTTATTAAGCACACAAACGCCCCGTGTTCATCCCACACATTATCTCTTTGCCCCTTCTTTCCAAGGCCTAACAGTAACATGGTTTGCTTGTTTCCAACTTTCTTCTAGTACCCCGCATCACTAAGAACACAGAGACATCGCCTCTGGTATACCAATGAGCCAAGTGGAGTTTGAAATGGCCTGTGCTTCACTCAAGCAGCTGAAGGGGCCTGTGAGTGATAAGGAGAAACTGCTGGTGTACAGCTTCTACAAACAGGCCACCCAGGGCGACTGTAACATCCCTGTCCCTCCTGCCACAGATGTGAGAGCAAAGGCCAAATGGGAGGCATGGATGGTAAACAAA
This sequence is a window from Mus pahari chromosome 14, PAHARI_EIJ_v1.1, whole genome shotgun sequence. Protein-coding genes within it:
- the LOC110331488 gene encoding diazepam-binding inhibitor-like 5 codes for the protein MSQVEFEMACASLKQLKGPVSDKEKLLVYSFYKQATQGDCNIPVPPATDVRAKAKWEAWMVNKGMSKMDAMRIYIAKVEELKKNEPC